The sequence GGGCCCATTGGAGCTGTGAGCATGTGATCTATAACTATATCATCCCTAAATATTCCAAGAACGCCGACACCGGTAAAAAATTCCTCCTGGACCTGGTACAGAATTACGACCAGGCCATGTACAGCAGCGAGCTTTATAATTCCCCGGCCTTTTTCGATGCCCCCATTCCGGCCGGGGACCGTGGCTACCCTGCCGTCAAGGGTGCCAAAAAGTTCAGGGATCTCCACAATACCTGGTTCGACGACGACCCCTTCATCATTGCCGGGGAAGAAAAGGGGAAGCTGGCGGTGCTCAAGGATGCCGAGAAATGGAGCACCAACGTTGGGCACCCCGGACCGGCCAACCCGGCAGAGGGGGAGGTCTTTGCCACTTTTATCCTGCCGAACATGATGGCCAATGCGGCCCGGGGGATGAAGGCCGAAGAGGCCGTGGCCCAGGCCGAACTCCTGGTTAAGGCGATTTTCACCAAGTGGCGGAAGAAGGGGCTGGTAGGCGGAAAGGGATAAGCAAAAAAAACGTTCAGCGTTCAGCGTTCGGAGTTCGGCGAAAAAACCGGTTAGTGAAGGAGGGCGGAAAGCATCATGGCGCGGGTTGCAATCAAAAAAGTTTCTAAATCTTTCGGGGATGTCAAGGCGGTCGACCAGGTGGATCTTGAGACCGCCGAGGGTGAATTCCTGGTCCTGCTCGGACCCTCGGGCTGCGGAAAGACCACCCTGTTACGCATGATCGCCGGCATTGAAGAACCTACCGCCGGGGACATCCTCATCGACGAGCAGGTGGTCACCCACCTGCCGCCGAGGATGCGGAATATCGCCATGGTCTTTCAGAGTTACGCGCTCTATCCCCATATGTCGGTCAGGAGGAACATCGCTTTTCCCCTCCGTACCCGGGGGGTGGACAAGGCCGCCATCAAAGAGAAGGTCCGCTGGGCCGCAGACATGTTCGGGATCGGGCGCCTGCTGGACCGTAAGCCCCGGGAGCTTTCCGGCGGTGAACGGCAGCGGGTCGCCCTGGCCCGGGCCATGGTGCGGGAGCCGAGCGTCTTCCTCCTCGACGAACCCCTGTCCAACCTGGATGCCATCCTGCGGGCCTCGGCCCGGGAGGAA comes from Deltaproteobacteria bacterium and encodes:
- a CDS encoding ABC transporter ATP-binding protein; this encodes MARVAIKKVSKSFGDVKAVDQVDLETAEGEFLVLLGPSGCGKTTLLRMIAGIEEPTAGDILIDEQVVTHLPPRMRNIAMVFQSYALYPHMSVRRNIAFPLRTRGVDKAAIKEKVRWAADMFGIGRLLDRKPRELSGGERQRVALARAMVREPSVFLLDEPLSNLDAILRASAREELRQFQKRVGVTTIYVTHDQVEAMGLGDRIVVMSQGRIRQIGTPRDIYQWPADTFVATFVGSPPMNILGEGEILTGFRPETFLPADYLRECGQVVPYPFEVTWMEYLGAERLIYGNVGEKSHARHVVARLPGNVTLPIEAGRTYPFAVSGSDIRFFERQSGLRTDRGPA